GATCTCACGGGTCGCACCGAGCGTCTCGGCTAGAATCCCCGAATTGTCTCCGGACTCACGCTGCATGTGCGCGGCCTTTCTCATCAGGCGCTTGCCGAGGAAGCGGATGGGAACCACCACCAGGGGGATACTCAGCAAGCAGATGATCAGGAAGAAGGACTCCTTGTTTTCCCAGCTGTCTTTCACGAGGAAAGCCAGTGCCGCGATCAAGGTGAAGGGCTGTTTGATCAGATCGTTGGAGATCGTGGTGACCACGCCTTGCAGCATGTTGGAATCCGAAATCACCCGGCTGATCAGGTCACCCGTCTTGCGCCCGCTGAAGAACCCCAGCGGCAGGCGCTGGAGTTTCACGAAGACGGACTGCTGGATCTCACGTAGCACGTGAAGCCCCGCAGCGGTAATCCAATAGACATTGAAAAACCCGGCAATGCCACGGATCAAGGCCGCCAGGGGAATAATCGCACAGGCCGCGATCAGGATCGCCCGCGGGGCATTTTCCTCCCCTACCTGTTTTGCCACGTATTCGCGGAACTTGGAGGTCTCCTCCAATTGCTTCATCTCGGATTCGAAGGCCTTCTCGAGAAGCTCCTTCGACCTTTCCGGCCCCACCGACTTTTCCAGCTCGGCCTGGACTTCCGTGATCGGGTTTACCTTTCCAAAGATCAACGGGAACACCGTCTTCACCATCAGGGGCAAGCCGAAGCCGCTGGCTACCGCAAACAAAATCCCGGCACCGACACCTGCGAGGAAGGTGCCTCTCACACCCGCGAGGTATCTAAAGTAAGGGTAGAATTTCTTCATCCGTGGGGGCGGAGGTTCCCCCTACCCGGCCCCGGGAGCAAGCCCGGAACTCTCTGCCCCGCGAGCAAAAAAGCTTGCAAGTCATGCGGTTGCTTGTCCGGCAGCGGGCGATTATGGTCCGCCGCGTGACGCTCGAAGTCTCCACACCTGCACTGCTCTTCCCTGCGATCAGCCTGCTTTTCCTCTCCTTCACCAATCGCTTCCTCCACCTCGCCGCCCTGATCCGCCAGCTCCACAAGGATTGGCTGGAAAAGGGAGACGACCTCCTGCGCAGCCAGATCGACAACCTCCGGCGCCGTCTGACCCTGATCCGGGCGATGCAGCTGTTCGGCGCTTTCAGCCTTTTCCTCTGCGTGGCCTCGATGGTCTCAGTGATCGCAGGACTACAGGTGATCGCGGTGCCCTCCTTCACGGTGGCACTGCTGCTGATGGGCTGCTCGCTGGCTTGCCTGTGCTACGAGGTCTGGATCTCGGGTGGCGCACTGCGCATCCTGCTGAAGGCGATGGAGGAGCGGAGGTAGCCTGCCGCCTGCTCCGTGAAGGCGGGGACCACCTTTCCGCTTTCCGTTTCCTCCCCCATCTTGCTTCAATTTCCCTGTGGACGATCTCTTCGCACCCAAGCCCGCTCCGGCACCTGCTCCAAAGGCACTCTCCGTGACACAACTGGTGCGACGGATGAAAAACCTGCTGGAGATCGAGTTGGGCGAGCTGTGGGTGGAGGGCGAGGTCTCCAACCTCAAGAAGCAAGCCAGCGGCCACTGGTATTTCTCGCTGAAAGACGATGGTGCGCAGATCCAGTGCGCCATGTTCGGGGCGCGGAAAAAGGCCGGGTCCGAGGCGCTGGATGATGGCGTGAAGGTCCGCGTCTTCGCGGAGCCCAGCGTCTACGAGGCACGCGGCCAGCTTCAGATCATCGTGCAACGCGTGGAGCGCGCGGGCATGGGCGAATTGCAGGCGCGCTTCGAAGCACTAAAGCGGAAGCTCCAGGCGGAGGGTCTCTTCGATCCTGCGCGGAAGCAGCCCCTCCCCTCTTTCCCGAAAGTCGTTGGCATCGTCACCTCCGACACCGGTGCGGCGATCCGCGATATCCTGAACATTCTCGAACGCCGGGCCCCATGGGTGCAGCCGGTCCTCTATCCGGTACGGGTACAGGGAAAAGGAGCGGAGATAGAGATCGCCCGCGCCATCGAGCGGATGGGAAATCCCGAAAAGTACGGCATTCCCCGTAGCGATGTCCTGATCGTGGGCCGGGGCGGAGGATCGATCGAAGACCTGTGGAATTTCAACGAGGAGATCGTGGCCCGTGCCATCGCTGCGTGCCCGATTCCGATCATCTCCGCAGTCGGACATGAAATCGACTTCACCATCGCCGATTTCGTCGCGGACATGCGGGCACCCACACCGAGTGCCGCCGCTGAAATCGCGGTGCCGGATGGCGAGGAACTGCGGAACCGCCTCGCACTCCTGAAGCGCCGCCTTTCCCGGCGCGCGGAGGACCGGCTGGAGCGGCTCGCATATACGCTGGAGAACCTGCGTCGCGGAGTCCTTTCCCGCGGCGGCGAGCGCCTGCTGCGTGAACCTGTGCTGCGGGTCGACTCCGCCCGCAGCCGCCTGAACTCCGCCGCGGAGAGTGCGCTGCGCGATCACGGCCAGGTATTGAAGGAACTCGCCCGCACCTTGGCCGCCCATCATCCGGCGCGGCAGATGCAGCTCCGCTTCGACCATCTCCAGCGCCTGCGTGGCCAGTTGGAACGGGCAAGCCATCGCCGGCTCGACCGTGCAGAGGAGCGGCTCATGCGCCTGCGTTCACTGCTCCGCACCTTGGGACCGGAGTCCGCCTTTGAGCGCGGCTTCTCGATTGCGCTGGATTCCTTCGGACGCATCATCCGTTCAAGGGCTGACGTATCTCCCGGAGACATCGTCCGGACCAAGGTCAAGGATGGCGAGATCCGGAGCGTGGTGGAATGAGGTGAGCCCTCACGACGGTTGGGAAGGACGGAATCCAAGCACATTGGATTGATTTTCCGCTTTTGGTAACGGTTTCCGTCACATTTGCCCCCATAGGGGCCTTTTCCTTGACCCCAACGGCTCGTCCCTTAGCGTCGCCGCGATTTTCCGACGGCCCCATGAACATCCACGAATACCAGGCGAAGGAGCTTTTCGACCGTTTCCAAGTCCCTAGCCCGAAAGGCAAAGTGGCATCCACCCCGGAAGAAGCGGCCGCAGCCGCCAAGGAATTCGAGGGCGCCAAGCTCGTCATCAAGGCCCAAGTGCACGCCGGCGGCCGTGGCAAGGGTCACTTCAAGAACGGCTTCCAAGGGGGCGTCCACCTCATCGAGTCCCCGCAGCAAGCCTCCGAGTTCGCCGGCAAGATGCTCAATGAGACTCTTGTGACCATCCAGACCGGTGAGGCCGGCAAGCTGGTCCGCAAGGTGATGGTGGCCGAGGCCGTGGACATCACTCACGAATACTACCTTGCGATCCTCATGGATCGCGGCACTTCCCGCCCGGTAATTGTCGCCTCCACGGAAGGCGGCATGAGCATCGAGGACGTGGCACATAACACGCCGGAGAAGATCATCCGCCAGTTCGTCCACCCGCTCCTCGGCCTGCAAGGCTACGAGATCCGCAAGCTGGCCGGAGCGCTCGGCATGCATGGCGACATCGCCAAGCAATTCGGCAAGCTGCTTTCCAATCTCTACAAGCTCTTCATCTCGCTCGACTGTTCGATGGTCGAGATCAACCCGCTGGTCACCACTCCGGACGGCCGCGTGCTGGCACTCGATGCCAAGTTCGGCTTCGACGACAATGCGCTCTACCGCCACCCGGAAATCGTGGCCATGCGCGACAAGGAAGAGGAAGACCCGCGCGAGGTCGCCGCTTCCGAGTATGAGCTCAACTACATCGGCTTGGATGGCAACATCGCCTGCCTCGTGAACGGTGCCGGGCTTGCCATGGCCACCATGGACATCATCAAGCACTACGGTGGCGAGCCTGCGAACTTCCTCGACGTGGGCGGCGGTGCTTCCAAGGAGCAGGTCACCGCGGCCTTCAAGATCATCCTGGCCGATCCGAACGTGAAGGGCATCCTGATCAACATCTTCGGCGGCATTATGGACTGTAACGTGATCGCCGAAGGCGTGATCGCCGCGGCCAAGGAAACCGGCCTCCCGATCCCCCTTGTTGTCCGCCTTGAAGGCAACAACGTCGAGCAGGGCAAGGCCACGCTCGACGCCAGCGGCCTGAACATCGTCTCGGCCAGCACTATGGCGGACGGTGCGCAAAAGATCGTGGCAGCCGTCGCCTGATGCGCTTACCGGTATCCCGCTATGAAAGGAATCGGCATTAAAGAAGCAGGCTTCACGGGATATCCGGCCCTCGATATCGAGGAAACGCGCAAATTCTATCGCGAGATCATCGGCCTCAAGGAGGGCATGGTCTTCGATCACGAAGGAAAAGTCGGCTGGGTGGAATTTGAAATCCCCGGCGGACATACCCTCGCCATCGCACAGGCAAATGAGCAGTGGCAGCCAAACCCCGGGGGCGGCGGCCTCTGCTTCGAGA
This portion of the Luteolibacter luteus genome encodes:
- a CDS encoding DUF2721 domain-containing protein; amino-acid sequence: MRLLVRQRAIMVRRVTLEVSTPALLFPAISLLFLSFTNRFLHLAALIRQLHKDWLEKGDDLLRSQIDNLRRRLTLIRAMQLFGAFSLFLCVASMVSVIAGLQVIAVPSFTVALLLMGCSLACLCYEVWISGGALRILLKAMEERR
- the xseA gene encoding exodeoxyribonuclease VII large subunit, producing MDDLFAPKPAPAPAPKALSVTQLVRRMKNLLEIELGELWVEGEVSNLKKQASGHWYFSLKDDGAQIQCAMFGARKKAGSEALDDGVKVRVFAEPSVYEARGQLQIIVQRVERAGMGELQARFEALKRKLQAEGLFDPARKQPLPSFPKVVGIVTSDTGAAIRDILNILERRAPWVQPVLYPVRVQGKGAEIEIARAIERMGNPEKYGIPRSDVLIVGRGGGSIEDLWNFNEEIVARAIAACPIPIISAVGHEIDFTIADFVADMRAPTPSAAAEIAVPDGEELRNRLALLKRRLSRRAEDRLERLAYTLENLRRGVLSRGGERLLREPVLRVDSARSRLNSAAESALRDHGQVLKELARTLAAHHPARQMQLRFDHLQRLRGQLERASHRRLDRAEERLMRLRSLLRTLGPESAFERGFSIALDSFGRIIRSRADVSPGDIVRTKVKDGEIRSVVE
- the sucC gene encoding ADP-forming succinate--CoA ligase subunit beta, which codes for MNIHEYQAKELFDRFQVPSPKGKVASTPEEAAAAAKEFEGAKLVIKAQVHAGGRGKGHFKNGFQGGVHLIESPQQASEFAGKMLNETLVTIQTGEAGKLVRKVMVAEAVDITHEYYLAILMDRGTSRPVIVASTEGGMSIEDVAHNTPEKIIRQFVHPLLGLQGYEIRKLAGALGMHGDIAKQFGKLLSNLYKLFISLDCSMVEINPLVTTPDGRVLALDAKFGFDDNALYRHPEIVAMRDKEEEDPREVAASEYELNYIGLDGNIACLVNGAGLAMATMDIIKHYGGEPANFLDVGGGASKEQVTAAFKIILADPNVKGILINIFGGIMDCNVIAEGVIAAAKETGLPIPLVVRLEGNNVEQGKATLDASGLNIVSASTMADGAQKIVAAVA
- a CDS encoding VOC family protein, whose protein sequence is MKGIGIKEAGFTGYPALDIEETRKFYREIIGLKEGMVFDHEGKVGWVEFEIPGGHTLAIAQANEQWQPNPGGGGLCFEMEDLDAAVEKLKTAGVKIYLPIQDFPICRMALISDPSGNTVALHQKKPNHPECGGH